In a single window of the Streptomyces cinnabarinus genome:
- a CDS encoding UDP-N-acetylmuramoyl-tripeptide--D-alanyl-D-alanine ligase codes for MIALSLAEIAEVVGGQTYDIPDPSVRVTGPVVRDSREAGPGSLFVAFVGERVDGHDFAAAVVESGAAAVLASRPVGVPAIVVDDVQRALGALARHVVAELGTTLVALTGSAGKTSTKDLIAQVLQRKAPTVFTPGSLNNEIGLPLTALSATGETKFLVLEMGARGIGHIRYLTELTPPRIGLVLNVGTAHIGEFGGREQIAEAKGELVEALPSAGDGGTAILNADDPLVRAMASRTKAKVLLFGESGEADVRAENVRLTDSGQPSFMLHTPSGASEVTMRLYGEHHVSNALAAAAVAHELGMSAEEIATALSEAGTLSRWRMEVTERPDGVTVVNDAYNANPESMRAALRALAAMGKGRRTWAVLGKMAELGDEALAEHDAVGRLAVRLNVGKLVAVGGREASWLQLGAYNEGSWGEESVHVSDAQAAVDLLRSELRPGDVVLVKASRSVGLESVAQALVETGAEGEVAAR; via the coding sequence GTGATCGCCCTCTCTCTCGCCGAGATCGCAGAAGTCGTCGGCGGGCAGACGTACGACATACCGGATCCGTCGGTACGGGTCACCGGACCGGTCGTCCGGGACTCCCGTGAGGCGGGGCCCGGCAGCCTCTTCGTCGCCTTCGTCGGCGAGCGCGTCGACGGCCACGACTTCGCGGCCGCTGTCGTCGAGTCGGGCGCGGCGGCCGTGCTCGCCTCGCGGCCCGTCGGCGTGCCCGCGATCGTCGTGGACGACGTCCAGCGGGCCCTCGGCGCCCTCGCCCGGCACGTCGTCGCCGAACTCGGCACCACTCTCGTCGCCCTCACCGGCTCCGCGGGCAAGACCAGCACCAAGGACCTGATCGCCCAGGTGCTTCAGCGCAAGGCGCCGACCGTGTTCACGCCCGGCTCGCTGAACAACGAGATCGGGCTGCCGCTCACCGCGCTCAGCGCCACCGGGGAGACGAAGTTCCTCGTCCTGGAGATGGGCGCCCGCGGTATCGGCCACATCCGCTACCTCACCGAACTCACCCCGCCCAGGATCGGCCTGGTCCTCAACGTCGGCACCGCCCACATCGGCGAGTTCGGCGGCCGCGAGCAGATCGCCGAGGCCAAGGGCGAACTCGTGGAAGCGCTCCCGTCGGCGGGGGACGGCGGCACCGCGATCCTCAACGCGGACGACCCCCTGGTCCGGGCCATGGCCTCCCGTACGAAGGCGAAGGTGCTCCTTTTCGGAGAGTCCGGCGAAGCGGACGTACGCGCCGAGAACGTGCGACTCACGGACAGCGGACAGCCTTCCTTCATGCTTCACACACCCTCCGGTGCAAGCGAAGTGACCATGCGCCTGTACGGTGAGCACCACGTGTCGAACGCGCTCGCCGCGGCCGCCGTCGCCCACGAGCTGGGCATGTCCGCGGAAGAGATCGCCACCGCGCTCTCCGAGGCGGGCACCCTCTCCCGCTGGCGGATGGAGGTCACCGAGCGCCCGGACGGCGTGACGGTCGTCAACGACGCCTACAACGCGAACCCCGAGTCCATGCGAGCCGCCCTGCGCGCGCTCGCGGCGATGGGCAAGGGACGTCGTACGTGGGCGGTGCTCGGCAAGATGGCCGAGCTCGGGGACGAGGCGCTCGCCGAGCACGACGCGGTCGGACGGCTCGCCGTCCGGCTCAATGTCGGCAAGCTCGTCGCGGTCGGGGGCAGGGAAGCGTCCTGGCTGCAACTGGGCGCATATAACGAGGGTTCGTGGGGTGAGGAGTCGGTGCACGTGTCCGACGCACAGGCGGCGGTCGACCTGTTGCGCAGCGAGTTGCGCCCGGGGGATGTCGTACTCGTGAAGGCGTCCCGTTCGGTCGGCCTCGAGAGCGTGGCGCAGGCGCTCGTCGAGACCGGTGCCGAGGGTGAGGTTGCCGCCCGATGA
- a CDS encoding UDP-N-acetylmuramoyl-L-alanyl-D-glutamate--2,6-diaminopimelate ligase: protein MTYPGPPRPVQVSATPLAELADQLGAARPGQDAEVTGITHDSRAVRPGDLYAALPGARLHGADFVTQAAGLGAVAVLTDPTGAERAAATGLPVLVVDDPRGQMGELAATIYGHPGRDLLQIGITGTSGKTTTAYLVEGGLKTVRSTGLIGTVEMRIGDERIKSERTTPEATDLQALFAVMRERGVEAVAMEVSSHALVLGRVDGCVFDIAVFNNLSPEHMEFHSDMEDYFRAKAQLFTPERSRLGVVNLDDEYGRRLTKEATVPVVTFSAEGHPDADWRAEDVQVGPMDSAFTVIGPKGERISARSPLAGPFNVANTLASIVALAVAGLDPQQAADGIAAVPGVPGRLERVDAGQPYLAVVDYAHKTDAVESVLRALRKVTEGKLHIVLGCGGDRDTTKRAPMGAAAARLADTAVLTSDNPRSEDPLAILAAMLQGAASVPQHERGEVQVFEDRAAAIAAAVARARPGDTVLVAGKGHEQGQDIAGVVRPFDDRQVLREAIQQTQG from the coding sequence GTGACATATCCCGGGCCGCCCCGGCCGGTCCAGGTCTCCGCCACACCCCTCGCGGAGCTCGCCGACCAGCTGGGTGCCGCACGGCCGGGCCAGGACGCGGAGGTCACGGGCATCACCCATGACTCGCGCGCCGTCCGCCCCGGCGACCTGTACGCCGCCCTGCCCGGTGCCCGGCTGCACGGCGCCGACTTCGTCACCCAGGCCGCGGGCCTCGGCGCGGTCGCCGTACTGACCGACCCGACCGGCGCCGAACGCGCCGCCGCCACGGGCCTGCCCGTGCTGGTGGTGGACGATCCGCGCGGGCAGATGGGCGAACTGGCGGCCACGATCTACGGTCACCCCGGCCGCGATCTGCTCCAGATCGGGATCACCGGAACCTCCGGCAAGACCACCACCGCCTATCTCGTCGAGGGCGGCCTGAAGACGGTCCGGTCCACCGGACTGATCGGCACGGTCGAGATGCGCATCGGCGACGAGCGCATCAAGTCCGAGCGCACCACGCCCGAGGCCACCGACCTCCAGGCCCTGTTCGCCGTCATGCGCGAGCGCGGGGTCGAGGCGGTCGCCATGGAGGTCTCCAGCCACGCGCTGGTCCTCGGCCGGGTCGACGGCTGCGTCTTCGACATCGCCGTCTTCAACAACCTCAGCCCGGAACACATGGAGTTCCACTCCGACATGGAGGACTACTTCCGGGCCAAGGCGCAGCTGTTCACGCCGGAACGCAGCAGGCTCGGCGTGGTCAACCTCGATGACGAGTACGGCCGCAGGCTCACCAAGGAGGCCACGGTCCCCGTGGTCACCTTCTCCGCCGAGGGCCACCCCGACGCCGACTGGCGCGCCGAGGACGTCCAGGTGGGGCCCATGGACTCGGCGTTCACCGTCATCGGCCCCAAGGGCGAGCGGATCAGCGCCCGCTCGCCGCTGGCCGGACCGTTCAACGTGGCCAACACCCTCGCCTCGATCGTCGCCCTGGCCGTCGCGGGCCTCGACCCGCAGCAAGCCGCCGACGGCATCGCCGCCGTTCCCGGGGTGCCCGGCCGGCTGGAGCGGGTGGACGCGGGCCAGCCCTATCTCGCGGTCGTGGACTACGCCCACAAGACCGACGCCGTCGAATCGGTTCTGCGCGCCCTGCGCAAGGTCACCGAGGGCAAGCTGCACATCGTGCTCGGCTGCGGCGGCGACCGGGACACGACCAAGCGGGCGCCGATGGGCGCCGCCGCGGCCCGGCTCGCCGACACGGCCGTACTGACCTCCGACAACCCCCGCTCCGAGGACCCCCTCGCGATCCTCGCGGCCATGCTCCAGGGCGCGGCCTCGGTGCCCCAGCACGAGCGCGGTGAGGTCCAGGTCTTCGAGGACCGGGCCGCCGCGATCGCCGCCGCCGTCGCCCGGGCACGGCCCGGGGACACCGTGCTGGTCGCGGGCAAGGGCCACGAGCAGGGGCAGGACATCGCCGGGGTGGTGCGTCCCTTCGACGACCGCCAGGTGCTTCGCGAAGCTATCCAGCAGACCCAGGGATGA
- a CDS encoding peptidoglycan D,D-transpeptidase FtsI family protein, which translates to MADSGKQPPRRRVPGPARPDRPANRRTPGPGARPARRPAQPRPAAPQALRLGSPRPRLRMVSLALTLVLIAFVVRLLQVQAVDAGTYAAKAEKNRYVGYTLAAERGGITDRNGVALAASVDAYDITADPTMFTRKALKTSDGPEQAAALLAPILGQDQAALAKKLRAKGQYVLLARRQTPQVWKQIKDLKSALATKAESDPGTVNALAGVFSVASSKRVYPNGDLAAGILGWVNYDGKGGGGVERQLEQELAGQDGKIRYAQSGGRQVPTAGSTETPAVPGSDVELTIDRDIQWAAQNAISEQVKESKADRGYVIVQDTRTGEILAMANSPGFDPNDLSKADGASLHNWSLEDAYEPGSTAKVMSMAAVLEEGAATPDTHVVVPNRLHRGDRLFRDDIDHPTWYLTLNGVLAKSSNIGTILATGQLGETQQEANKVLYSYLRKFGLGSHTGLDFPGETKGILAPPEEWSTSQQYTIPFGQGVSINAMQAASVYSTIANGGVRVDPTLVRGTKGPDGRFTPAEKPGKTRVVSAGTAKTLAKMLESVVDDREGTGTKARIPGYRVAGKTGTANRVDPATGKYRGYTSSFAGFAPADQPRVTVYCAIQNATKGSYFGGQICGPVYKKVMEFALKTLQVPPTGAAAANLPVTFTP; encoded by the coding sequence GTGGCCGATTCAGGCAAGCAACCGCCGCGCCGCCGGGTGCCAGGACCCGCCCGGCCCGACCGTCCCGCGAACCGGCGCACCCCTGGCCCCGGCGCCCGCCCGGCCCGCCGCCCGGCGCAGCCCCGGCCCGCGGCCCCCCAAGCCCTCCGGCTCGGCAGCCCCCGCCCCCGGCTGCGCATGGTCAGCCTGGCGCTGACCCTCGTCCTGATCGCCTTCGTCGTACGGCTCCTGCAGGTCCAGGCCGTCGACGCCGGCACCTACGCCGCCAAGGCCGAGAAGAACCGGTACGTCGGCTACACCCTGGCCGCCGAGCGCGGCGGCATCACCGACCGCAACGGCGTGGCGCTCGCCGCCAGCGTGGACGCGTACGACATCACGGCCGACCCCACGATGTTCACGCGCAAGGCCCTCAAGACCTCCGACGGACCGGAGCAGGCCGCAGCGCTGCTCGCGCCGATCCTCGGCCAGGACCAGGCCGCCCTGGCCAAGAAGCTCAGGGCGAAGGGACAGTACGTCCTGCTCGCCCGCCGTCAGACCCCGCAGGTCTGGAAGCAGATCAAGGACCTCAAGAGCGCCCTCGCCACCAAGGCCGAGTCCGACCCGGGCACCGTCAACGCCCTCGCGGGCGTCTTCTCGGTGGCCAGCAGCAAGCGCGTGTACCCCAACGGCGACCTCGCCGCCGGGATACTGGGCTGGGTCAACTACGACGGCAAGGGCGGCGGCGGGGTCGAGCGGCAGCTGGAGCAGGAGCTGGCCGGCCAGGACGGCAAGATCCGCTACGCCCAGTCCGGCGGCCGCCAGGTGCCGACCGCCGGATCCACCGAGACGCCCGCGGTGCCCGGCAGCGATGTCGAGCTCACCATCGACCGCGACATCCAGTGGGCCGCGCAGAACGCCATCAGCGAGCAGGTGAAGGAGTCCAAGGCCGACCGCGGCTATGTGATCGTCCAGGACACCAGGACCGGCGAGATCCTCGCCATGGCCAACTCACCCGGCTTCGACCCCAACGACCTCTCCAAGGCCGACGGCGCCTCCCTGCACAACTGGAGCCTGGAGGACGCCTACGAGCCCGGCTCCACGGCCAAGGTGATGTCGATGGCCGCCGTACTCGAAGAGGGCGCGGCCACCCCCGACACCCATGTCGTGGTGCCCAACCGGCTGCACCGCGGCGACCGGCTCTTCCGGGACGACATCGATCACCCCACCTGGTACCTCACGCTCAACGGCGTGCTCGCCAAGTCCAGCAACATCGGCACCATCCTGGCCACCGGACAGCTCGGCGAGACGCAGCAGGAGGCCAACAAGGTCCTCTACTCCTACCTGCGCAAGTTCGGCCTCGGCAGCCACACCGGTCTCGACTTCCCCGGCGAGACCAAGGGCATCCTCGCGCCGCCCGAGGAGTGGTCGACCTCGCAGCAGTACACGATTCCTTTCGGCCAGGGCGTCTCCATCAACGCGATGCAGGCCGCCTCCGTCTACTCGACGATCGCCAACGGCGGCGTCCGCGTGGACCCCACCCTCGTCCGCGGCACCAAGGGGCCCGACGGACGCTTCACCCCCGCCGAGAAGCCAGGTAAGACACGGGTCGTGAGCGCCGGGACGGCGAAGACCCTCGCCAAGATGCTGGAGTCGGTGGTGGACGACAGGGAGGGCACCGGCACCAAGGCGCGTATCCCCGGCTACCGGGTCGCGGGCAAGACCGGTACGGCCAACCGCGTGGATCCGGCCACCGGCAAGTACCGCGGCTACACCTCCTCGTTCGCCGGGTTCGCGCCCGCCGACCAGCCCCGGGTCACCGTCTACTGCGCCATCCAGAACGCCACCAAGGGCAGCTACTTCGGCGGCCAGATCTGCGGGCCCGTCTACAAGAAGGTCATGGAGTTCGCCCTGAAGACCCTCCAGGTCCCGCCGACCGGGGCCGCGGCCGCCAACCTCCCGGTCACCTTCACACCCTGA
- a CDS encoding septum formation initiator family protein: MSRKPELRGRAARLARLLPAGPGQAARTPFVLLVVLLLGGGLIGLLVLNSALSEGAFRLDDLQKDTKSLTDEEQGLQRDVDAYSAPDALQRRARELGMVPGGDPVFLDPDGTVKGVPAPAPAGARGGVVQNPLVLAPEAFVTTSPTPTTPGR; this comes from the coding sequence GTGAGTAGGAAACCCGAACTGAGGGGCAGGGCCGCCCGGCTCGCCCGGCTCCTCCCGGCCGGACCGGGACAGGCCGCCCGCACCCCCTTCGTGCTCCTGGTCGTCCTACTGCTCGGCGGTGGTCTCATCGGGCTGCTGGTGCTGAACTCCGCCCTCAGCGAGGGCGCGTTCCGGCTCGACGACCTCCAGAAGGACACCAAGAGCCTCACCGACGAGGAACAGGGGCTCCAGCGGGACGTCGACGCCTACTCCGCGCCGGACGCCCTCCAGCGCCGGGCCCGTGAGCTGGGCATGGTGCCGGGCGGCGACCCCGTCTTCCTCGACCCCGACGGCACCGTCAAGGGCGTCCCCGCCCCGGCCCCCGCCGGCGCCCGCGGAGGCGTCGTACAGAATCCGCTGGTCCTGGCCCCCGAGGCGTTCGTGACCACGTCCCCGACCCCGACGACCCCCGGCAGGTGA
- the rsmH gene encoding 16S rRNA (cytosine(1402)-N(4))-methyltransferase RsmH: MSNSRHVPVMLQRCLDMLAPALQAPGAVVVDCTLGLGGHSEALLQQFPEARLVALDRDKEALRLSGERLAPFGERATLVHAVYDELPEVLTRLGIPRVQGVLFDLGVSSMQLDEADRGFAYAQDAPLDMRMDQTTGISAAEVLNTYPAGELVRILRAYGEEKQAKRIVAAVVRERDKEPFSNSARLVELIRDALPQAAKRTGGNPAKRTFQALRIEVNGELSVLERAIPGAVKALAVGGRIAVLSYHSLEDRLVKQVFAAGAATTAPPGLPVVPEQYQPRLKLLTRGAELPTEAEVAENRRAAPARLRGAERIREDVE, translated from the coding sequence TTGAGCAACAGTCGACATGTCCCGGTGATGCTCCAGCGGTGCCTGGACATGTTGGCCCCCGCCCTCCAGGCGCCCGGAGCGGTCGTCGTCGACTGCACGCTCGGCCTCGGCGGCCACAGCGAGGCCCTCCTCCAGCAGTTCCCCGAGGCCCGCCTGGTCGCCCTGGACCGGGACAAGGAGGCCCTGCGCCTGTCCGGCGAGCGGCTCGCCCCCTTCGGCGAGCGGGCCACCCTGGTGCACGCCGTCTACGACGAGCTGCCCGAGGTACTGACCAGACTCGGCATCCCGCGCGTACAGGGCGTGCTGTTCGACCTCGGCGTCTCCTCCATGCAGCTCGACGAGGCCGACCGCGGCTTCGCCTACGCCCAGGACGCCCCCCTCGACATGCGCATGGACCAGACGACCGGCATCAGCGCCGCCGAGGTCCTCAACACCTACCCCGCGGGCGAGCTGGTGCGGATCCTGCGCGCGTACGGCGAGGAGAAGCAGGCCAAGCGGATCGTGGCCGCCGTCGTGCGCGAGCGCGACAAGGAGCCGTTCTCCAACAGCGCGCGGCTCGTGGAGCTCATCCGGGACGCGCTGCCGCAGGCCGCCAAGCGCACCGGCGGCAACCCCGCCAAGCGCACCTTCCAGGCGCTGCGCATCGAGGTCAACGGCGAGCTGTCCGTCCTGGAGCGGGCGATCCCGGGCGCCGTGAAGGCCCTCGCCGTGGGCGGCCGGATCGCCGTGCTGTCGTACCACTCGCTGGAGGACCGGCTGGTCAAGCAGGTGTTCGCGGCCGGCGCCGCCACCACGGCGCCGCCCGGGCTGCCGGTGGTCCCCGAGCAGTACCAGCCGCGGCTCAAGCTGCTCACGCGCGGTGCCGAACTTCCCACCGAGGCAGAGGTCGCCGAGAACCGCCGGGCGGCACCGGCGCGACTGCGCGGGGCGGAGCGCATCAGGGAGGACGTCGAGTGA